In the genome of Candidatus Pristimantibacillus lignocellulolyticus, the window CTATTCTTGAAGGACGTAATCATCGAGCGAGTGGTCAATTGGGTTATCACGTACTTGAGGTTATGCACGGTATTCACGATGCATCTGCTGAAGGAAAACATTACATGATGAAGAGTAGTTGTGAAAAGCCAGAATTACGTCCTCAAGGAAAAAGAGATTTTCAAATTATGTAACGATACTATTATAAATAAGTAATGCTAAATTATAACCTGCCTCACATATTTCTATGAAATATGTGAGGTAGGTTATTTTAATAAGAAGATATCTATTATTGAAGTAGTATATTTATACAGCAATATACATAGATACATACATATAAGAGACGAAAGGTATATCGTTGATTTCCTATCGTATTATTATTTAGTTAATGACTTATATTTGATTTTTTTCGATTATCATACTTTCGAATATTTAGCATTGAAAATGTAATATTAAAGGAAATTAGGGGATATCGAAGAATAATACAATATAAAGGAAAAGACATATATAGAAAGGGGGATGTTATATGCTTTCTCCTCAATATAAACAATATAAGCAGACGTTCAATAGTATTGAAATGCCGTTTGCTTATGTTAATCTTGATCTACTGGATGCAAATATGAAAGCGATTGCTTTAAAGGCAGCTAGTAAAAAAATACGTGTAGCAACAAAGTCTATTCGCTGTGTGGAAATACTAAAACGAATTATGAATGCTAATCAAATTTTCCAAGGACTGATGTGTTTTACAGTTAGAGAAGCTATATTTCTTTTGAAGCACGATTTTGATGATATATTACTTGGCTATCCGACGTGGAATGAGAAAGACATTTCTTCTTTAGTAATGCAAGCAGGTGATAAAAGATTAGTAACGTTCATGGTAGATTCTTTGTATCATGTAGAACAGTTGCAGAAAATTGCCGATCAATGTAAGTGTCAGGTTAGAATCTGTCTAGATATTGATATGTCTGTGACGTATCCTATTCTACATTTTGGAGTAAGACGCTCTCCGATTACATCTTGGGAGAAGACTAAGCCAATCGTTGAAAGAATTCTTCAATGTCAATCATTGACTTTAGTCGGAATTATGGGATATGAGGCACAAATTGCTGGTATAGGCGATCAGGTAGAAGGACAATGGATCAAAAATCAATTGATTAAAGGTCTAAAACGAAATGCTATTAGAGAAGTAGCTAGAAGACGTGCGGAAGTGCTTAAAGGAATTTCAGAATTAGGAGTGCAGCTTGAATTCGTCAATGCAGGTGGAACTGGTAGTATGGATAGCTCGAGTCTAGAAGAAGGGGTAACAGAGATTACGGTAGGATCGGGTTTCTTCTCACCAGCACTATTCGATAGTTACTCAAATTTCAAATACTTGCCTGCAGTAGGGTATGCTGTAGAAATTGTGAGAAAACCTACGGAACGTATAGTAACTTGCTTAGGTGGAGGTTATATAGGATCAGGAGCAGTGGGAATTGATAAGTTACCAACACCACATCTTCCATATGGATTAAAGTTACTTTCACAAGAAGGAGCAGGTGAAGTTCAAACCCCACTTCAATGCCCCGAGGACATAAGTCTAGAGATAGGTGATCCTATATTTTTCAGGCATGCTAAAGCAGGAGAATTATGTGAACGCTTTTCTAAGTTATATGCGGTAGAAGGTAATATCATTGTAGATGAATATTCAACCTACCGAGGAGAGGGAGAGTGTTTCTTATGAGTAACACTGCTGTCCATCTAAGAAAATGGAGAAACTGGTCAGGTACTGTAATTGCGGCCCCTGAGGAATTAGCCTATCCACGAACAATTGAAGAGGTAGCTTCTATTGTAGTGAAATGTTCAAAAGAAGGGAAATACATAAGAGTTGTTGGTTCAGGCCATTCATTTAGTGCTGTTGCAGCATCTGATCAGGTGCTAATGTCTTTAGATGAGATGCAAGGGATAGTTAATGTCAATAGGAGTGAAAATACAGCTACAGTGTGGGCAGGTACGAAGTTAAAACTGCTTGGGGAGCTTCTTCATGCTAAAGGACTTGCTCAAGTGAATTTGGGTGACATAGATGTACAATCTATTGCGGGTGCAATCAGTACAGGTACACATGGTACCGGTAAGCGGCTTGGTTCGATATCGACCCAAGTGATTGGACTAACTGTTGTAAACGGACTTGGAGAAATTATAGAGTGCACGGAAGAATCTCATCCTCAATTATTTAAAGCTTTGCAAATCTCTTTAGGGTCACTTGGTATTATTGTGCAAGTAAAACTAAAATTAAAAGCAACTTATTTATTGGGATATGAGAGCATGAGGATGCAACTTGATAAGTGCTTACCGCAAATGTCTCAATTGGCAGAGGAAAATCGACATTTTGAGATGTACTGGTTTCCTTATGCCAATACTTGCCAAGTGAAAATTATGAATGAAGTTAACTTTTCCACGCCTGAGACTCCTATAAGAGATTATTTTAATGAGCATATTATGGAAAACTCATTATTTGGTGCTATGTCGATGATTTGCAAAGCTATGCCATCGTTAACAAAGACGATAAGTCGTTTGAGTGCTTCTAATATCCCAGTAACGACGAAAGCAGCATATAGTCATAAAATATATGCAACAAAGCGAAAGGTTCGCTTCAATGAAATGGAATATAATGTGCCAGCAGAAACAATGGAAGATGTTATTCGTGATATGCGTAAAGCGATGGATAAACATAATTTTCGAGTTCATTTTCCAGTTGAATGTAGATATGTTGCAAGAGATAATATATGGCTTAGCCCATCATATGAACGAGATTCCGCATATATTGCAATTCATATGTACCGAGGCATGCCATATGAGCAATACTTTAATACGATGGAAGAGATTTTTTTGCATTACGATGGGAGACCACACTGGGGGAAAATGCACTCACTTAAAGGGGCTCAACTACAAAAACTATATAAGCGATGGGATGATTTCATCGCCATTCAATCTGAAATGGACCCGAAGAGGGTATTATTAAGTCCTTATATGCAACAACTATTGCATATATAGAGATACTGGACTATCCAAGTTATCGTGGGATAGTCTTTTTTGTGCTTTAAATCGAAATGTGAAACTTTATGTAGAATAAATTGTTAATTCAATGCAAATACTGGATAAAAATAATTTATTCCAATATAATAAAAATGTATATAAATTGTAAAAGTAGTAAATTAGTGCAGGAGGCTATATGAGAACACAATACACTGAGGAATCGACGATATCGCGAAATAATGACTATATCATTATTCATCAAGGCAGCGTAGTCACCGAGGTTGAGACTGTTCAAGCTTCTATAGTGATACATCAAGGATTAATCGAACAACTCATAACTAGTGAAGAACTTTTAGAAAAATGGTTATTAGAACATCCACAAGCTAGAATCATTGATGCTGCTGGACTCCATGTATTACCTGGCTTAATAGATATTCATTGTGATGCCATAGAAAAGGAAGTTCAACCAAGACCAAATACATTATTCCCATTAGAACTCTCGTTATTAGAATTTGAAAGAAAACTACCACTTCATGGTATTACGACGATGTATCATTCATTATCACTCGGAGTGGGACTGAGCTTACGAGGAGTCCATCTCATGACGGAGCTTGTCCAGCTTATTCACCGCTATAATACAGAGCGGGGGATTGTACGAAATCGTGTACATCTGCGGTTTGAAGTTTCCTATCATGCAGGGTTGCCTATTGTAGAACAGTATATTAAGGAAAACTATATTCACTATCTATCTTACATGGACCATTCACCTGGGCAAGGACAATACCGAGCACCGGGCTCATTTGAAAAATATGTAATGAAAAATCAAGGAGTAACTTCTGATGAAGTTAAAATGATCGTAGATGAATTAATGGAACGTAAAAACGAAGTAGATTGGAATTATCTAAAAGAACTTGCTTTACTAGCAAATATACGGAATATTGCTGTTGCTTCACATGATGATGATACGAATGAGAAAATCGATCAAGCGGTGCAAAGCGGAGTAAGTGTAAGTGAGTTTCCGATAACTTTAGAAGTAGCAAAGTATGCAACGAGTAGTGGAATGAAAGTGTGCGTAGGAGCTCCAAATGTCGTACGCGGAGCCTCGCATGATAATAATTTGAAGGCAGTAGAAGCAATACAACATGGAGCAGCTCATATTGTATGCTCTGATTATCACCCTTCATCCATCCTTCAAGCAATATTCAAATTAGCTAATGATCAAGTTCTACCACTTCATGAATCCACAAAACTAGCAACATTGTATCCTGCAGAGGCAATGAAAATATCACATCAATTTGGATCTATTGCAGTTGGCAAAGCGGCCGACATAATTATTGTCGACCACTTTCACCAGATTCCATTTGTACATACAACGCTTGTTAATGGCGTGACAGTATATCAATCAAAATCTTTTTTTGAGACTCAATATGATGGAGATGCAGTTGAAGAATTATGATCCGATTGCAGATGTTCAAATAGCGTATTCACCATAGAAGATTGTAGTGCTTCATTAGAATCTTTCCAGATAATTTCAAAAAGCACACCTAATCCTGGTAATGCTCGTTCATCAGCATTTACAGAGTCAGTAATCGTCTCATTTAATTCTGCTTTACTGTTGTCTTGAACACGTTGAATAATAGCTTGTCTTAGATCGAAATTTTGCATAAAATATTGCCTCCCATAAGTTTTTCATCATTTATCCGAGTCGAATTGATACCAACAAATACAAATTTGATGTTTATTGATAAATTTGACTGCAATAACTTTACTCTTCCCAGTTAAATGGGGTATCATTCAAGTTATTGATCAAATTTGTAGAAGGTATGTGACATTACATGACGAAAGAACATTTATTACTTTCATCCGTTGCGAATGAGCGAGTAAAACTATGGTCATCCTTGCTGGAGAAGAAGCATCGTGATCGCCAAAGTATGTTTATTATAGAGGGGATTCATCTCATTAAAGAAGCAGTGAAATCAGGCGTTGCAATAGAAGCCATTGTCTACGATGCTGATCGTGGATTACCTACAGAGATTTCCGCAATTACTGAACAAGTACCAAGCTATACGGAGTGGTATAAAGCTTCAAAGCAAGTGATGTCAAAATGCACGGGAACGGAGACTGCTCCGCCAATCTTTGCGGTATTAGGAAAATTCAAAATTTCGGAAGAAGCATTATACGATAAAAAAGGACTTGTCGTTGTATTAGATGGCGTGCGTGATCCGGGTAATGTAGGCACGATTATTCGTAGTAGCGATGCTATAGGGGCTAATGCTGTCATATTAGGCAAAGGTTGCGTTGATCTATATAATCCTAAGACAGTCCGTTCCACAATGGGGTCGTTATTCCATCTGCCAATTATTGAAGGTGATATAACATCGTATATTCAGAAGGCAAAGGAACAAGGTATTCACATTGTAGGGACAAGTCTTCAAGCAACAGATAATTGCTACAGTTATAACTGGCAAGATGGATCTTGGCTAGTTATGGGGAGTGAGGGAGATGGTCTTTCTAGCGAAGTAGAAGCGCTAGTGAATAAGACAATCATTATCCCGATGGAAGGTAATAGCGAATCGTTGAACGTAGCTATGGCAACAACAGTTTTATTATATGAGGCGTTAAGACAGCGTAAGTTTAGCTAACTAGTCGTTAGTATGATAAATCTGTAAATTGCTATCCACTAGCTTTGTTGTTGATTAAATAACTATATTAATAATATTACTGTAAGTAAATTCACTAAGACTAGAGCATGGTCGGGGGTAACCTCAACCATGCTCTAGTCTTTTTTTGTT includes:
- a CDS encoding amino acid deaminase/aldolase, giving the protein MLSPQYKQYKQTFNSIEMPFAYVNLDLLDANMKAIALKAASKKIRVATKSIRCVEILKRIMNANQIFQGLMCFTVREAIFLLKHDFDDILLGYPTWNEKDISSLVMQAGDKRLVTFMVDSLYHVEQLQKIADQCKCQVRICLDIDMSVTYPILHFGVRRSPITSWEKTKPIVERILQCQSLTLVGIMGYEAQIAGIGDQVEGQWIKNQLIKGLKRNAIREVARRRAEVLKGISELGVQLEFVNAGGTGSMDSSSLEEGVTEITVGSGFFSPALFDSYSNFKYLPAVGYAVEIVRKPTERIVTCLGGGYIGSGAVGIDKLPTPHLPYGLKLLSQEGAGEVQTPLQCPEDISLEIGDPIFFRHAKAGELCERFSKLYAVEGNIIVDEYSTYRGEGECFL
- a CDS encoding FAD-binding protein — its product is MSNTAVHLRKWRNWSGTVIAAPEELAYPRTIEEVASIVVKCSKEGKYIRVVGSGHSFSAVAASDQVLMSLDEMQGIVNVNRSENTATVWAGTKLKLLGELLHAKGLAQVNLGDIDVQSIAGAISTGTHGTGKRLGSISTQVIGLTVVNGLGEIIECTEESHPQLFKALQISLGSLGIIVQVKLKLKATYLLGYESMRMQLDKCLPQMSQLAEENRHFEMYWFPYANTCQVKIMNEVNFSTPETPIRDYFNEHIMENSLFGAMSMICKAMPSLTKTISRLSASNIPVTTKAAYSHKIYATKRKVRFNEMEYNVPAETMEDVIRDMRKAMDKHNFRVHFPVECRYVARDNIWLSPSYERDSAYIAIHMYRGMPYEQYFNTMEEIFLHYDGRPHWGKMHSLKGAQLQKLYKRWDDFIAIQSEMDPKRVLLSPYMQQLLHI
- a CDS encoding alpha-D-ribose 1-methylphosphonate 5-triphosphate diphosphatase; translation: MRTQYTEESTISRNNDYIIIHQGSVVTEVETVQASIVIHQGLIEQLITSEELLEKWLLEHPQARIIDAAGLHVLPGLIDIHCDAIEKEVQPRPNTLFPLELSLLEFERKLPLHGITTMYHSLSLGVGLSLRGVHLMTELVQLIHRYNTERGIVRNRVHLRFEVSYHAGLPIVEQYIKENYIHYLSYMDHSPGQGQYRAPGSFEKYVMKNQGVTSDEVKMIVDELMERKNEVDWNYLKELALLANIRNIAVASHDDDTNEKIDQAVQSGVSVSEFPITLEVAKYATSSGMKVCVGAPNVVRGASHDNNLKAVEAIQHGAAHIVCSDYHPSSILQAIFKLANDQVLPLHESTKLATLYPAEAMKISHQFGSIAVGKAADIIIVDHFHQIPFVHTTLVNGVTVYQSKSFFETQYDGDAVEEL
- the sspI gene encoding small acid-soluble spore protein SspI — translated: MQNFDLRQAIIQRVQDNSKAELNETITDSVNADERALPGLGVLFEIIWKDSNEALQSSMVNTLFEHLQSDHNSSTASPSY
- a CDS encoding RNA methyltransferase, translated to MTKEHLLLSSVANERVKLWSSLLEKKHRDRQSMFIIEGIHLIKEAVKSGVAIEAIVYDADRGLPTEISAITEQVPSYTEWYKASKQVMSKCTGTETAPPIFAVLGKFKISEEALYDKKGLVVVLDGVRDPGNVGTIIRSSDAIGANAVILGKGCVDLYNPKTVRSTMGSLFHLPIIEGDITSYIQKAKEQGIHIVGTSLQATDNCYSYNWQDGSWLVMGSEGDGLSSEVEALVNKTIIIPMEGNSESLNVAMATTVLLYEALRQRKFS